In Streptococcus sp. SN-1, a single genomic region encodes these proteins:
- a CDS encoding aromatic acid exporter family protein, with product MSISQRTTKLILATCLACLIAYFLNLSSAVSAGIIALLSLSDTRRSTLKLARNRLFSMLLALAIGVLAFHLSGFHIWSLGLYLALYVPLAYKMGWEIGITPSTVLVSHLLVQKSTSPDLLVNEFLLFAIGTGFALLVNLYMPSREEEIQHYHTLVEEKLKDILQRFKYYLSRGDGRNRAQLVEELDTLLEEALRLVYLDHSDHFFHQTDYHIHYFEMRQRQSRILRNMAQQINTCHLAASESLILAQLFSKIAGQLSQTNPASDLLDEIERYLEVFRNRSLPKTREEFETRATLLQLLREAKTFIQVKVNFYKKYGQ from the coding sequence ATGTCTATTAGCCAACGTACGACCAAGCTCATCTTAGCTACCTGTCTTGCCTGCCTTATTGCTTATTTTCTCAATCTTTCCTCAGCAGTTTCGGCCGGAATCATCGCTCTCTTGAGCCTATCTGATACACGTAGAAGTACTTTAAAACTAGCTCGCAATCGTCTTTTTTCTATGCTTCTAGCTCTGGCTATTGGTGTTTTGGCTTTTCACTTGAGCGGATTTCATATCTGGAGCCTCGGCCTCTATCTAGCCCTATACGTTCCTCTGGCCTACAAGATGGGCTGGGAAATTGGCATCACACCAAGCACGGTTTTGGTTAGCCATCTCTTGGTGCAAAAGTCAACCTCTCCAGACCTCCTAGTCAACGAATTCCTTCTCTTTGCTATCGGTACAGGATTTGCCCTACTGGTCAATCTCTACATGCCTTCACGAGAAGAGGAAATCCAGCACTACCACACACTGGTGGAAGAAAAGTTAAAAGATATCCTCCAACGCTTCAAATATTATTTATCCAGAGGGGATGGACGCAACCGAGCACAGCTGGTGGAAGAATTGGACACCCTTTTGGAAGAAGCCCTCAGACTGGTCTACTTGGATCACTCTGACCACTTCTTTCACCAAACTGACTACCATATCCACTACTTTGAGATGAGACAGCGACAAAGTCGTATCCTACGAAATATGGCCCAGCAAATCAACACCTGTCACCTAGCTGCCAGTGAAAGTCTGATTTTGGCCCAGCTCTTTTCAAAAATTGCAGGGCAACTGAGCCAGACCAATCCTGCTTCTGATTTACTAGATGAAATTGAACGCTATCTAGAAGTCTTTCGCAACCGCAGTCTGCCCAAGACAAGAGAAGAATTTGAAACTCGTGCCACGCTCCTCCAACTCCTACGCGAAGCCAAAACCTTCATCCAAGTGAAAGTTAATTTTTACAAAAAATATGGACAGTAA
- the gtfA gene encoding accessory Sec system glycosyltransferase GtfA, translating to MTIYNINLGLGWASSGVEYAQAYRAGVFRKLNLSSKFIFTDMILADNIQHLTANIGFDDDQVIWLYNHFTDIKIAPTSVTVDDVLAIFGGVESRREKNGKVLRVFFSDQDKFVTCYLVDEDKDLVQHAEYVFKGKLIRKDYFSYTRYCSEYFAPKDNVAVLYQRTFYNEDGTPAYDILMNQGKEEVYRFKDKIFYGKQAFMRAFMKSLNLNKSDLVILDRETGIGQVVFEEAQAAHLAVVVHAEHYSENATNEDYILWNNYYDYQFTNADKVDFFIVSTDRQREVLQEQFAKYTQHRPKIVTIPVGSIDALTESSQGRKPFSLITASRLAKEKHIDWLVKAVIEARKEIPELTFDIYGSGGEDSLLRDIITTHQAEDYIQLKGHAELSQIYSQYEVYLTASTSEGFGLTLMEAIGSGLPLIGFDVPYGNQTFIEDGKNGYLIPSSSDHVEDQIKQAFSTKICQLYQENRLEAMRAHSYQIAEGFLTEEILEKWKKTVEEVLHD from the coding sequence ATGACAATTTACAATATAAATTTAGGACTTGGCTGGGCTAGTAGCGGTGTTGAATACGCCCAAGCTTATCGTGCTGGTGTTTTTCGGAAATTAAATCTGTCCTCTAAGTTTATCTTTACAGATATGATTTTAGCCGATAATATTCAGCACTTAACAGCCAATATTGGTTTTGATGATGATCAAGTTATCTGGCTTTATAACCATTTTACAGATATTAAGATTGCACCTACTAGCGTGACAGTGGATGATGTCCTGGCTATTTTCGGCGGTGTGGAAAGTCGTAGAGAAAAGAATGGTAAGGTCTTGCGTGTCTTCTTTTCTGACCAAGATAAGTTTGTAACCTGTTATTTGGTTGATGAGGACAAGGACTTGGTTCAACATGCCGAGTATGTCTTTAAAGGAAAACTGATTCGTAAGGATTACTTTTCTTATACGCGTTATTGTAGCGAATACTTTGCTCCCAAGGATAATGTTGCAGTCCTATACCAAAGAACTTTCTATAATGAAGACGGAACTCCGGCCTATGATATCTTGATGAATCAAGGGAAGGAAGAAGTTTATCGTTTCAAGGATAAGATTTTCTATGGGAAGCAAGCCTTTATGCGTGCCTTTATGAAATCCTTGAATTTGAACAAGTCTGATTTGGTCATTCTCGATAGGGAGACAGGCATTGGACAGGTTGTTTTTGAGGAAGCACAAGCAGCGCATTTAGCGGTAGTTGTTCATGCGGAGCATTATAGTGAAAATGCTACAAACGAGGACTATATCCTTTGGAACAACTACTATGACTATCAGTTTACCAATGCGGATAAGGTCGATTTCTTTATCGTATCAACTGACAGACAGAGAGAAGTTCTGCAAGAGCAATTTGCCAAATACACCCAGCATCGTCCAAAGATTGTTACTATTCCTGTAGGAAGTATTGATGCATTAACTGAGTCAAGTCAGGGACGTAAGCCATTTTCATTGATTACGGCTTCGCGTCTTGCCAAAGAAAAACACATTGACTGGTTGGTCAAGGCGGTCATTGAGGCTCGTAAGGAAATACCTGAATTGACCTTTGATATTTATGGTAGCGGTGGAGAAGATTCTCTGCTTAGAGACATTATTACAACTCATCAGGCGGAGGACTATATCCAACTCAAGGGGCATGCGGAACTTTCGCAGATTTATAGCCAGTATGAGGTCTATTTGACGGCTTCTACCAGTGAAGGATTTGGTTTGACCTTGATGGAAGCTATTGGTTCAGGTCTACCTCTAATTGGTTTTGATGTGCCTTATGGTAATCAGACCTTTATAGAAGATGGGAAAAATGGTTATTTAATTCCAAGTTCATCTGACCATGTAGAAGATCAAATCAAGCAAGCTTTTTCAACTAAGATTTGTCAATTGTATCAAGAAAATCGTTTGGAAGCTATGCGTGCCCATTCTTACCAAATTGCAGAAGGCTTCTTAACCGAAGAAATTTTAGAAAAGTGGAAGAAAACAGTAGAGGAGGTGCTCCATGATTGA
- the asp2 gene encoding accessory Sec system protein Asp2, which translates to MSKDYKILQIGIDNWAHHYDIPENMDWYYFCPNSPLALCKMMEMNSITNFHAILVEDGQYIRDLLPFIHHIEPYTLLYSQDFKTTDLAIIDLLKKRCAQAIDFSDPQQLVNDLSTSLFGGGYGDKLFPSTIQIRSSFRGTISYQGFDNVNLEGNFGDSFQQIAYWPDNFIVYKNFPIELWLEFEKQGNCEFRFVIRKIWAGAVDDFFEEKIYNESELKKAIVVDNEEIDVFLSVSIEARGCGSLTLGNLHQRWSRRQFGKFFLGGNILHDKNRDEINYFFHPGDFKPPLAVYFAGYRPAEGFEGYFMMKNLGCPFLLFSDPRLEGGAFYLGSEELENKIKETIQYYLDYLGLTSKDLILSGLSMGTFPSLYYGAAFEPRAVIVGKPLANIGTIARRGRLEAPGVFNTSFDVLKHQTGGVSYQHMDDLDQRFWNTFKKADFTQTTFGLSYMKDEDMDSRAYDQLVEHLCYTGAKILSKGTSGRHNDDTATNVAWFLHFYSMVLGSEFGRGDK; encoded by the coding sequence ATGTCAAAGGACTATAAAATCCTACAGATAGGGATTGATAATTGGGCTCATCATTACGATATTCCTGAAAATATGGATTGGTATTATTTCTGTCCCAACTCACCGCTAGCTCTTTGTAAAATGATGGAAATGAATAGCATCACAAACTTTCATGCAATTTTGGTAGAGGATGGTCAGTATATAAGGGATTTATTGCCATTTATTCACCATATAGAACCCTATACTTTACTTTATAGTCAAGATTTTAAAACGACCGATTTGGCAATTATTGATTTATTAAAGAAACGGTGCGCTCAAGCTATAGACTTCTCAGATCCTCAGCAATTAGTGAATGATTTATCCACCTCTCTTTTTGGTGGAGGTTACGGCGATAAATTATTTCCATCAACGATACAAATTCGTTCAAGTTTTCGAGGGACTATCTCTTATCAGGGATTCGACAATGTAAATTTGGAAGGGAATTTTGGAGATAGTTTCCAACAAATAGCTTACTGGCCAGATAATTTTATAGTTTATAAAAATTTCCCTATAGAATTATGGTTGGAATTTGAAAAGCAAGGAAACTGTGAATTTCGTTTTGTTATCCGTAAGATATGGGCTGGAGCTGTTGATGATTTTTTTGAAGAAAAAATCTATAATGAAAGTGAATTAAAAAAAGCAATAGTCGTAGATAATGAAGAGATTGATGTTTTTTTATCTGTATCAATCGAGGCACGTGGTTGTGGAAGTTTGACGCTAGGGAATTTGCACCAACGTTGGAGTCGCAGACAGTTTGGTAAATTTTTCCTAGGAGGAAATATTTTACATGACAAAAATCGTGACGAAATAAACTACTTCTTTCATCCAGGGGATTTCAAACCACCTTTGGCGGTCTACTTTGCTGGGTATCGTCCTGCCGAGGGATTTGAAGGATATTTTATGATGAAAAATTTAGGCTGTCCTTTCCTTTTGTTTTCTGATCCTCGTTTGGAGGGTGGAGCCTTTTACTTAGGTAGTGAAGAATTAGAGAATAAGATTAAGGAAACCATTCAATATTATTTGGATTATCTTGGTTTGACATCTAAAGATTTAATTTTATCAGGCTTATCAATGGGAACTTTTCCATCGCTCTACTATGGAGCCGCTTTTGAACCGCGTGCAGTTATTGTTGGGAAGCCACTAGCTAACATTGGGACTATTGCAAGACGTGGGCGTTTAGAGGCTCCAGGGGTATTTAATACCAGTTTTGATGTTTTGAAGCATCAGACTGGTGGAGTTAGTTATCAGCATATGGATGATTTGGATCAGCGTTTTTGGAATACATTTAAAAAGGCTGATTTTACACAGACAACTTTTGGGCTCTCCTACATGAAAGATGAAGATATGGACAGCAGAGCCTACGATCAGTTAGTAGAACATCTTTGCTATACAGGAGCCAAAATCTTATCCAAGGGAACATCTGGTCGACACAATGATGATACTGCTACAAATGTGGCTTGGTTTCTACATTTTTATAGTATGGTATTGGGCTCGGAGTTTGGAAGAGGTGACAAATGA
- the asp4 gene encoding accessory secretory system protein Asp4 yields MSEEDLFYKDVEGRMEELKQKPIKKEKETRGEKISKTFSLLLGLMILIGLLFTLLGILR; encoded by the coding sequence ATGTCAGAGGAAGATTTATTTTATAAAGACGTTGAAGGTCGCATGGAAGAGTTGAAACAAAAACCTATCAAGAAAGAAAAAGAAACCCGAGGGGAAAAGATTAGTAAGACTTTTTCACTTTTACTGGGTTTAATGATTCTGATCGGTTTGCTCTTTACTTTGCTGGGAATTTTGAGGTAG
- the secA2 gene encoding accessory Sec system translocase SecA2: protein MFKGLYQDFQLRKVKRILRKINVLKGKMESLSDQELAAKTVEFRQRLAKGETVDDLLVEAFAVVREADKRVLGMFPYDVQVMGGIVIHQGNVAEMNTGEGKTLTATMPVYLNALTGKGTMLITTNDYLAKRDAEEMGQVYHFLGLTIGVPLPDDSKDELSVEEKKKIYESDIIYTTNGGLGFDYLGDNLASNEKGKFLRPFDYVIIDEIDDILLDSAQTPLIIAGAPRVQSNHYGIIDTLVTTLVEGEDYIFKEEKDEVWLTTKGAKAAESFLGIDHFYNGEHAVFARHLVYAIRAHKLYTKDKDYVIRGNEMVLVDKGTGRLMEMTKLQGGLHQAIEAKEHVKLSPETRAMASITYQSLFKMFNKISGMTGTGKVAEKELLETYNMSVVRIPTNRPRQRIDYPDNLYITLPEKVYASLEYIKEYHVKGNPLLVFVGSVEMSQLYSSLLLREGIAHNVLNANNAAREAQIISESGQMGAVTVATSMAGRGTDIKLGKGVAELGGLIVIGTERMESQRIDLQIRGRSGRQGDPGMSKFFVSLEDDVIKKFGPSWVHKKYKDYQVQDMTQPEVLKGRKYRRLVEKAQHASDSAGRSARRQTLEYAESMNIQRDMIYKERNRLIDGSRDLEDVVEKIIASYIEQVTSSEYENRELLFHFIVTNISFHIKEVPDNIDVTDKTAVRSFMKQVIDRELSEKKELLEQHGLYEQFLRLSMLKAIDDNWVEQVDYLQQLSMAIGGQSNSQKNPIVEYYQEAYAGFETMKEQIRADMVRNLLMGLVEVTPKGEIMTHFP, encoded by the coding sequence GTGTTTAAAGGTTTATATCAAGATTTCCAACTTCGGAAAGTCAAAAGGATTTTAAGAAAGATTAATGTCCTTAAAGGAAAGATGGAGTCTCTATCAGACCAAGAACTAGCGGCAAAAACAGTGGAGTTTCGCCAACGTCTTGCTAAAGGAGAGACGGTAGATGATCTTCTAGTGGAAGCTTTTGCAGTTGTTCGTGAAGCGGATAAGCGAGTACTGGGAATGTTTCCCTATGATGTCCAAGTCATGGGAGGGATCGTTATTCATCAGGGAAATGTTGCTGAGATGAATACTGGTGAGGGAAAAACCTTGACAGCCACTATGCCTGTCTATCTCAATGCCCTGACAGGGAAAGGCACCATGCTGATTACCACCAATGACTATCTAGCCAAACGTGATGCCGAAGAGATGGGACAAGTTTATCACTTCTTAGGCTTGACAATTGGGGTACCTTTACCAGATGATTCTAAAGATGAGCTAAGCGTGGAAGAGAAGAAAAAGATTTATGAATCTGATATCATTTATACGACTAATGGAGGTTTAGGGTTCGATTATTTGGGTGACAATCTTGCCTCCAATGAAAAGGGAAAATTTTTACGTCCTTTTGATTATGTCATTATTGACGAGATTGATGATATCTTATTGGATAGCGCTCAGACACCTCTTATTATTGCAGGTGCCCCTCGGGTTCAGTCTAATCACTACGGTATTATTGATACGCTGGTAACGACTTTGGTAGAAGGGGAGGACTATATCTTTAAAGAGGAGAAGGATGAGGTCTGGCTCACTACCAAGGGAGCTAAAGCTGCTGAAAGCTTTTTAGGAATAGATCATTTTTACAATGGAGAACATGCAGTTTTTGCTCGCCATTTAGTTTATGCAATCCGAGCCCATAAGCTTTATACAAAAGATAAAGACTATGTCATTCGTGGTAATGAAATGGTATTAGTAGATAAGGGAACGGGGCGTTTAATGGAGATGACCAAACTACAGGGAGGTCTCCATCAGGCTATTGAGGCAAAGGAACATGTCAAATTATCTCCAGAAACACGGGCCATGGCCTCTATCACCTATCAGAGCCTTTTTAAGATGTTTAATAAGATCTCTGGTATGACAGGTACAGGTAAAGTTGCAGAAAAAGAGCTTCTGGAAACTTACAATATGTCTGTAGTGCGCATTCCAACCAATCGTCCTAGACAACGGATTGACTATCCAGATAATCTATATATCACTTTACCTGAAAAAGTGTATGCGTCTTTGGAATACATCAAAGAATACCATGTTAAGGGAAATCCCCTACTCGTTTTTGTAGGTTCAGTTGAAATGTCTCAACTTTATTCGTCACTCTTGCTCAGAGAGGGAATTGCCCATAATGTTTTAAATGCTAATAATGCGGCGCGTGAGGCTCAGATTATCTCCGAGTCAGGTCAAATGGGAGCTGTTACAGTGGCAACTTCTATGGCAGGACGTGGTACGGATATCAAACTTGGTAAGGGAGTCGCAGAACTCGGTGGCTTAATTGTTATTGGAACTGAGCGGATGGAAAGTCAGCGGATCGACCTGCAAATTCGTGGCCGTTCTGGCCGTCAGGGAGATCCTGGTATGAGTAAGTTTTTTGTATCCTTGGAGGACGATGTTATCAAGAAATTTGGTCCATCTTGGGTTCACAAGAAGTATAAAGATTATCAAGTTCAAGATATGACTCAACCGGAAGTATTGAAAGGTCGTAAATACCGAAGGCTAGTCGAAAAGGCTCAGCATGCCAGTGATAGTGCTGGACGTTCGGCACGTCGTCAGACTCTAGAATATGCTGAGAGTATGAATATTCAACGGGATATGATCTATAAAGAAAGAAATCGTCTAATAGATGGTTCTCGTGACTTAGAGGATGTTGTTGAGAAAATCATTGCTAGCTACATAGAGCAAGTGACTTCTTCAGAATATGAAAACCGAGAGTTACTCTTCCACTTTATCGTTACCAATATTAGTTTTCATATTAAAGAGGTTCCAGATAATATAGATGTGACTGACAAAACTGCAGTTCGTAGCTTTATGAAGCAGGTGATTGATAGAGAACTTTCTGAAAAGAAAGAATTGCTTGAGCAACATGGTTTGTATGAACAGTTTTTACGACTTTCTATGCTCAAGGCTATTGATGACAACTGGGTAGAGCAGGTAGACTATCTACAACAGTTATCTATGGCTATCGGTGGTCAATCTAATAGTCAGAAAAATCCAATCGTAGAGTACTATCAAGAAGCCTATGCAGGCTTTGAAACCATGAAAGAACAAATTCGTGCGGATATGGTGCGTAATCTCCTGATGGGCTTGGTTGAAGTCACTCCTAAGGGTGAGATTATGACCCATTTCCCATAA
- the asp3 gene encoding accessory Sec system protein Asp3, protein MIINQRENIPWGEVKGTFMYGSKVTYHEDKHISLYNPLVPSGEILKTWFSSVNYQAFRTQPSLPLLKRKQDYQLCMNFECHPINGVYIKIVFFDRYGDVIEEKIEKMKVFDFTYPDDTYTYQVSLLSAGFESLDFYSFSIKEMNRV, encoded by the coding sequence ATGATTATCAATCAAAGAGAAAATATTCCTTGGGGAGAGGTTAAGGGAACATTTATGTATGGTAGCAAAGTGACTTATCATGAGGATAAACATATTAGTCTATATAATCCCTTGGTACCATCAGGAGAAATCTTAAAAACATGGTTTTCCAGTGTGAACTATCAAGCCTTTAGAACTCAACCCAGTCTTCCCTTACTTAAAAGAAAACAGGATTATCAATTATGTATGAATTTTGAATGCCATCCTATAAATGGAGTCTATATAAAGATTGTCTTTTTTGATAGATATGGGGATGTGATTGAAGAGAAAATTGAAAAAATGAAAGTCTTTGATTTTACCTATCCTGATGATACCTATACCTACCAAGTCTCCCTTCTAAGTGCTGGTTTTGAGTCCTTAGATTTTTATTCTTTTTCTATTAAGGAGATGAATCGTGTTTAA
- a CDS encoding accessory secretory protein Asp5, whose translation MIEILIVLAIVLSIALIVLVTIQPRQNQLFSMDATSNIGKPSYWQSNTLVKVLTLLVSLALFVLLLTFMVITYK comes from the coding sequence ATGATTGAAATACTGATTGTTTTAGCTATTGTCCTATCTATTGCTTTGATTGTATTGGTAACCATCCAACCCCGTCAAAATCAACTATTTTCCATGGATGCGACTAGTAATATTGGTAAGCCGAGTTACTGGCAGAGTAACACCTTGGTAAAGGTGCTCACTTTATTGGTGAGTTTGGCCCTATTCGTTTTACTATTAACCTTCATGGTGATAACTTACAAATAA
- the gtfB gene encoding accessory Sec system glycosylation chaperone GtfB has protein sequence MIELYDRYSQESRDLHESLVATGLSHLGVIIDADGFLPDGLVSPFTYYLGYEKGKPLYFNQVPVPAFWEISGDNQSARIEDMTQERAVIHYADGLQARLVKQVDWKDLEGRVRQIDHYNRFGACFATTTYSVDSEPIMTVYKDVNDQQVLLENQVTGDILLTLPGQSMRYFANKVEFITFFLQDLEIDTSQLIFNTLATPFLVSFHHPDKSGSDILVWQEPLYDAIPGNMQLILERADVRTKKIIIPNKATYERALELTDEKYHDQFVHLGYHYQFKRDNFLRRDALILTNSDQIEQVEAIVEALPDVTFRIAAVTEMSSKVLDMLRYPNVVLYQNASPQKIQELYQLSDIYLDINHSNELLQAVRQAFEHNVLILGFHQTVHNRLYIAPEHLFESSEVSALVETIKLALSDVEQMNQALGKQGQHANYVDLVRYQETMQTVLGG, from the coding sequence ATGATTGAACTTTATGATCGTTATAGTCAGGAAAGTCGAGATTTACATGAAAGTCTCGTGGCTACTGGTCTTTCTCATCTTGGAGTGATCATCGATGCAGACGGTTTTCTGCCTGATGGTCTGGTCTCTCCTTTTACTTATTATCTAGGATATGAAAAGGGAAAACCTCTTTATTTTAACCAAGTTCCTGTTCCAGCTTTTTGGGAAATCTCAGGAGATAATCAGTCTGCTCGTATTGAAGATATGACACAGGAGAGAGCCGTCATTCATTATGCTGATGGTTTGCAGGCCCGCTTGGTTAAACAGGTAGATTGGAAAGACTTGGAAGGTCGAGTACGTCAGATTGACCACTACAATCGCTTCGGAGCTTGTTTTGCTACAACGACCTATAGCGTAGATAGCGAGCCGATTATGACGGTTTACAAAGATGTCAATGATCAACAAGTTTTACTTGAAAATCAAGTGACGGGTGATATCTTATTGACTTTGCCTGGTCAATCCATGCGTTACTTTGCAAATAAGGTTGAATTTATCACCTTCTTTTTGCAAGATTTGGAAATAGATACAAGTCAGCTTATCTTTAATACCCTAGCGACTCCTTTCTTGGTTTCTTTCCATCATCCAGATAAATCTGGCTCAGATATCCTGGTTTGGCAGGAACCTCTCTATGATGCTATTCCAGGCAATATGCAGTTGATTTTGGAAAGAGCTGATGTGCGTACTAAGAAAATCATCATTCCCAATAAGGCGACTTATGAACGTGCTTTAGAGTTGACTGACGAGAAATACCATGATCAGTTTGTGCACTTGGGTTACCATTACCAGTTTAAACGCGATAATTTCCTAAGACGAGATGCCTTAATCTTGACTAATTCAGATCAGATTGAGCAGGTAGAAGCAATCGTAGAAGCCTTGCCTGACGTCACTTTCCGTATCGCAGCGGTGACAGAGATGTCTTCTAAGGTCTTAGACATGCTTCGTTATCCTAATGTGGTCCTTTACCAGAATGCTAGTCCGCAGAAGATTCAGGAGCTGTATCAACTGTCGGATATTTACTTGGATATAAACCACAGCAATGAGTTGTTGCAGGCGGTGCGTCAGGCCTTTGAGCATAATGTGTTGATTCTTGGATTTCATCAGACGGTGCACAATAGACTTTATATCGCTCCAGAACATCTATTTGAAAGTAGTGAAGTTTCTGCTTTGGTTGAGACCATTAAATTGGCTCTTTCAGATGTTGAACAAATGAATCAGGCACTCGGCAAACAAGGCCAACATGCAAATTATGTTGACTTGGTGCGATATCAGGAAACCATGCAAACTGTTTTAGGAGGCTAA
- the asp1 gene encoding accessory Sec system protein Asp1, translated as MYYFIPAWYGSERQWHADIIPWYHSQFRFEFDDTFNQIRLFQRQGISSRLLVLSYQPHLRYFLHRHGVLETDVYSVFDDMQDFYGLHTQVLHIGDIEWDSDCQFLYSPFAIIVQKKGKKYAQVEHGVEGFISEIRYFDPNVQISKRYIMDDRGFVSSVIYFEDGQAIYQDYLDPKGIWRFREYIQEEGRIEINPIFAYRFKLLNYRNMEHLVTEFFDKYLKKNQKKQDIFIIPSHPYHDQFIFDHIPSTNPKILSLFINRNSQNAFRELSVSVDRASLVLVDREDSLQLLQELYPELSNKFYHLSPFDTRLRLGRSQTRKESIIYYQLYFNEEIDREALTQVLLFIAETKNTEIIFGAFSASQKQMDDVESLVHEIIQEKIHTDSLEKGIDYGDAENPLEENQEQELRFQFVNMNDELDLIKTLEFVRLIVDLNKQPHLYTQIAGISAGIPQINRVETVYVEHLKNGYLLSDVTEFSTAAHYYIDRLKEWNQALIYSIDKIKEHTGHRFLDKLHHWIEEVTNVKGL; from the coding sequence ATGTATTATTTTATTCCAGCTTGGTATGGTTCAGAACGTCAGTGGCATGCGGATATAATTCCTTGGTACCATTCACAATTTCGCTTCGAATTTGATGATACCTTTAATCAAATTCGTCTCTTTCAAAGACAAGGCATATCATCTCGCTTATTAGTGTTATCTTATCAACCACATTTACGTTATTTTTTACATAGACATGGTGTTTTAGAGACAGATGTCTACTCTGTTTTTGATGATATGCAAGATTTCTATGGACTGCACACTCAAGTTCTTCATATTGGAGATATAGAGTGGGATAGTGATTGCCAATTTCTTTATAGTCCCTTTGCTATTATCGTGCAAAAAAAAGGTAAAAAATATGCTCAGGTAGAGCATGGTGTTGAGGGCTTTATTAGTGAGATTCGGTATTTTGATCCAAATGTTCAGATTAGCAAGCGCTATATCATGGATGACAGAGGATTTGTATCCAGTGTAATCTATTTTGAGGATGGACAAGCTATTTATCAAGACTATCTGGATCCTAAAGGAATTTGGCGATTTAGGGAATATATTCAAGAGGAAGGTAGAATAGAGATTAATCCGATTTTTGCCTATCGATTTAAATTGCTTAACTATCGAAATATGGAGCATTTGGTGACAGAATTTTTTGATAAATATTTGAAAAAAAATCAGAAAAAGCAAGATATTTTTATCATTCCGTCGCATCCTTACCATGATCAGTTTATCTTTGATCATATTCCAAGTACTAATCCTAAAATTTTGAGTCTCTTTATCAATCGTAATTCACAGAATGCCTTTAGAGAGTTATCAGTATCGGTTGATCGAGCTAGCTTAGTCTTAGTGGATAGAGAGGATAGTTTACAACTTTTGCAGGAACTATATCCTGAACTTTCTAATAAATTTTATCATCTCTCTCCTTTTGATACACGTTTACGTCTGGGGCGAAGTCAAACAAGAAAAGAGTCTATTATTTACTATCAACTTTATTTCAACGAAGAAATTGATAGGGAAGCATTGACTCAAGTTTTGTTATTTATTGCTGAAACTAAAAATACAGAAATCATTTTCGGAGCTTTCTCAGCTAGCCAGAAACAAATGGATGATGTGGAGTCTCTTGTTCATGAAATTATTCAAGAGAAAATTCATACTGATAGTTTAGAAAAAGGAATAGACTATGGAGATGCGGAAAATCCTTTAGAAGAAAATCAAGAGCAGGAACTACGTTTTCAATTTGTCAATATGAATGATGAGTTGGATTTGATTAAGACATTAGAGTTTGTTCGTTTGATTGTGGATCTTAATAAACAACCTCATCTCTATACTCAAATAGCAGGTATTAGTGCAGGAATTCCTCAGATTAATCGGGTTGAAACCGTTTATGTAGAACATTTGAAAAATGGCTATTTACTTTCAGATGTGACAGAGTTTTCAACGGCTGCACATTACTATATAGATAGATTGAAAGAATGGAACCAGGCCTTGATTTACTCTATTGATAAAATCAAGGAACATACTGGTCACCGTTTCTTAGATAAATTGCATCACTGGATTGAGGAGGTTACTAATGTCAAAGGACTATAA